In one window of Eleutherodactylus coqui strain aEleCoq1 chromosome 10, aEleCoq1.hap1, whole genome shotgun sequence DNA:
- the KYAT1 gene encoding kynurenine--oxoglutarate transaminase 1 isoform X1, with the protein MLVPFRGRVAGYMAIAQRQSSKRRCSTAANCVHDKMARRIQARRLEGVDKNIWVEFVSLAAQYKTVNLGQGFPDFSPPSYATEAFSKAITDEHSLLNQYTRAFGHPPLVKALAQMFGPLFGQELNPLTNVLVSVGAYGALFCAFQALVDEGDEVIIIEPFFDCYEPMTLMAGGQCVYVPLRPKPADDGRPPSSNDWRLDLAELEAKITKKTKVLVLNTPNNPLGKVFDKEELEEISHICVKHDLLCISDEVYEWLVYDGKQHVRIASLPGMWDRTITVGSAGKTFSATGWKVGWAFGPDCLLKHLRVVHQNSVYHCATGAQEAVAQGFQKELERLGQPDCYFVQLRDELQKKRDWLYHCLTEVGMKPMMSQGSYFMIADISRFKSEVPPPTDDNIPYDNYFTKWMMKHKQLASIPVSAFYSTPHKKQFENYIRFCFVKEDATLKAAEKILKKWSSESTGPKAQ; encoded by the exons GACAAGATGGCAAGACGGATCCAGGCGCGGAGACTGGAGGGAGTGGATAAAAATATCTG GGTGGAATTCGTCAGCCTCGCTGCTCAGTATAAAACTGTGAACCTGGGACAAGGCTTTCCTGATTTTTCTCCTCCGAGTTATGCAACAGAAGCGTTTTCTAAAGCCATTACCGATGAGCACTCCCTACTGAACCAGTATACCAGAGCCTTC GGACACCCACCTCTGGTGAAGGCCCTCGCCCAGATGTTTGGACCATTGTTCGGACAAGAACTAAATCCTTTAACCAACGTCCTGGTTTCAGTGGGTGCATATGGTGCACTTTTTTGTGCCTTCCAAGCTCTGGTGGATGAAGGAGATGAG GTCATCATCATTGAGCCATTCTTTGACTGCTATGAACCAATGACGTTAATGGCCGGCGGACAATGTGTGTATGTTCCTTTAAGACCT AAGCCTGCAGATGATGGAAGACCCCCAAGTAGCAATGACTGGCGGTTGGATCTTGCAGAGCTGGAAGCGAAGATAACTAAGAAGACTAAAGTTCTGGTGTTAAACACCCCAAATAATCCATTGGGAAAA GTATTTGAtaaggaggagctggaggaaatTTCCCACATATGTGTGAAACATGACCTGCTATGCATCTCTGATGAAGTGTATGAATGGCTGGTGTATGACGGGAAGCAGCATGTACGGATCG CTAGCCTTCCAGGAATGTGGGACCGAACCATAACGGTTGGGAGTGCCGGGAAGACATTTAGCGCTACTGGCTGGAAG GTTGGATGGGCCTTTGGGCCGGATTGTCTTCTTAAACACCTTCGGGTTGTGCACCAGAATTCTGTCTATCACTGTGCGACCGGAGCCCAG GAAGCGGTGGCCCAAGGATTTCAGAAGGAACTGGAGAGGCTAGGACAGCCTGATTGTTACTTTGTACAGCTGCGGGATGAACTGCAGAAGAAGCGGGACTGGCTTTACCACTGCCTTACAGAGGTGGGGATGAAACCTATGATGTCTCAAGGCTCTTACTTTATGATCGCTGACATCTCTCGCTTCA AATCTGAAGTTCCACCTCCCACTGACGACAACATACCGTACGATAACTACTTTACAAAGTGGATGATGAAACATAAG CAGTTGGCATCTATACCCGTCTCTGCTTTTTACAGCACCCCGCATAAGAAGCAGTTTGAGAACTACATTAGGTTTTGCTTTGTAAAG GAAGATGCAACACTGAAGGCTGCAGAAAAGATCCTAAAGAAGTGGAGCAGCGAGTCTACTGGACCCAAAGCCCAATAA
- the KYAT1 gene encoding kynurenine--oxoglutarate transaminase 1 isoform X2 — MARRIQARRLEGVDKNIWVEFVSLAAQYKTVNLGQGFPDFSPPSYATEAFSKAITDEHSLLNQYTRAFGHPPLVKALAQMFGPLFGQELNPLTNVLVSVGAYGALFCAFQALVDEGDEVIIIEPFFDCYEPMTLMAGGQCVYVPLRPKPADDGRPPSSNDWRLDLAELEAKITKKTKVLVLNTPNNPLGKVFDKEELEEISHICVKHDLLCISDEVYEWLVYDGKQHVRIASLPGMWDRTITVGSAGKTFSATGWKVGWAFGPDCLLKHLRVVHQNSVYHCATGAQEAVAQGFQKELERLGQPDCYFVQLRDELQKKRDWLYHCLTEVGMKPMMSQGSYFMIADISRFKSEVPPPTDDNIPYDNYFTKWMMKHKQLASIPVSAFYSTPHKKQFENYIRFCFVKEDATLKAAEKILKKWSSESTGPKAQ; from the exons ATGGCAAGACGGATCCAGGCGCGGAGACTGGAGGGAGTGGATAAAAATATCTG GGTGGAATTCGTCAGCCTCGCTGCTCAGTATAAAACTGTGAACCTGGGACAAGGCTTTCCTGATTTTTCTCCTCCGAGTTATGCAACAGAAGCGTTTTCTAAAGCCATTACCGATGAGCACTCCCTACTGAACCAGTATACCAGAGCCTTC GGACACCCACCTCTGGTGAAGGCCCTCGCCCAGATGTTTGGACCATTGTTCGGACAAGAACTAAATCCTTTAACCAACGTCCTGGTTTCAGTGGGTGCATATGGTGCACTTTTTTGTGCCTTCCAAGCTCTGGTGGATGAAGGAGATGAG GTCATCATCATTGAGCCATTCTTTGACTGCTATGAACCAATGACGTTAATGGCCGGCGGACAATGTGTGTATGTTCCTTTAAGACCT AAGCCTGCAGATGATGGAAGACCCCCAAGTAGCAATGACTGGCGGTTGGATCTTGCAGAGCTGGAAGCGAAGATAACTAAGAAGACTAAAGTTCTGGTGTTAAACACCCCAAATAATCCATTGGGAAAA GTATTTGAtaaggaggagctggaggaaatTTCCCACATATGTGTGAAACATGACCTGCTATGCATCTCTGATGAAGTGTATGAATGGCTGGTGTATGACGGGAAGCAGCATGTACGGATCG CTAGCCTTCCAGGAATGTGGGACCGAACCATAACGGTTGGGAGTGCCGGGAAGACATTTAGCGCTACTGGCTGGAAG GTTGGATGGGCCTTTGGGCCGGATTGTCTTCTTAAACACCTTCGGGTTGTGCACCAGAATTCTGTCTATCACTGTGCGACCGGAGCCCAG GAAGCGGTGGCCCAAGGATTTCAGAAGGAACTGGAGAGGCTAGGACAGCCTGATTGTTACTTTGTACAGCTGCGGGATGAACTGCAGAAGAAGCGGGACTGGCTTTACCACTGCCTTACAGAGGTGGGGATGAAACCTATGATGTCTCAAGGCTCTTACTTTATGATCGCTGACATCTCTCGCTTCA AATCTGAAGTTCCACCTCCCACTGACGACAACATACCGTACGATAACTACTTTACAAAGTGGATGATGAAACATAAG CAGTTGGCATCTATACCCGTCTCTGCTTTTTACAGCACCCCGCATAAGAAGCAGTTTGAGAACTACATTAGGTTTTGCTTTGTAAAG GAAGATGCAACACTGAAGGCTGCAGAAAAGATCCTAAAGAAGTGGAGCAGCGAGTCTACTGGACCCAAAGCCCAATAA